A single Polynucleobacter acidiphobus DNA region contains:
- a CDS encoding DUF3501 family protein, whose protein sequence is MTTGSIEMGKITRDSLLSLEAYHKARPEMRARAIAERKLRTVHLGEHLTLIFENEFLMRYQIQEMLRVEKTFEDEGIQDELDAYNPMVPSGSDFKVTMMIEYPNEADRRVALAKLVGVEDRIFIEVEGQPRVYAIADEDLERATTEKTSAVHFLRIPLTPAMKEALKAGAQMMVGCDHKGYPMHVETLPHETLASLVTDLD, encoded by the coding sequence ATGACAACAGGATCAATTGAAATGGGAAAAATTACTCGCGATAGTTTATTAAGCCTTGAGGCTTATCACAAAGCACGCCCCGAAATGAGGGCGCGCGCCATTGCGGAACGCAAACTGCGTACCGTTCACTTGGGTGAGCATCTCACACTGATTTTTGAAAACGAGTTCTTAATGCGTTATCAGATTCAAGAGATGTTGCGCGTTGAGAAAACCTTCGAAGACGAAGGTATTCAAGATGAATTGGATGCCTACAATCCAATGGTACCCAGTGGTTCAGACTTCAAGGTAACCATGATGATTGAGTACCCCAATGAGGCAGATCGTCGCGTAGCACTGGCTAAATTAGTCGGAGTGGAAGATCGGATTTTTATTGAAGTTGAAGGTCAGCCACGGGTCTATGCGATTGCCGACGAAGATCTAGAACGAGCAACGACCGAGAAAACCTCGGCCGTGCACTTCCTGCGCATTCCATTAACACCCGCCATGAAAGAGGCACTCAAGGCCGGTGCTCAAATGATGGTGGGTTGCGACCACAAGGGATACCCCATGCATGTCGAAACCCTCCCCCATGAAACACTCGCCTCTTTAGTCACAGACCTCGACTAA
- a CDS encoding heterodisulfide reductase-related iron-sulfur binding cluster has protein sequence MTLREGNLEAPTRHPLDWTNPDFYNTEKLEAEMERVFDLCHGCRRCVNLCGSFPTLFDLVDATEEGEVEGVAKADYQKVVDQCYLCDVCYMTKCPYTPPHPWNIDFPHLMLRAKAVAFKEGKTTFRDKLLSSTDKLGQFAGIPIVTQAVNAVNNLGVTRLMMEGALGVDKKAWVPEYASKTFPQLAKASAAFPVKDGQRTPGKVAIYATCYINYNEPGIGQDLIKILNHNQIPYALVDKEACCGMPKLELGDLESVKENKDKNIPKLAKLAREGYAIVTPIPSCTLMFKQELPLMFPDDADVQAVKDAMWDPFEYFIARSKDGLLNQDFKEELGHVSYHVACHSRVQNVGQKTAEALKLIPGTEVNVVERCSGHSGTWGVKKEFHAMAMKIGRPVFRSMAEESPNYISSDCQLAGHHIAQGMDELGLPKTAMAHPLTLMAKAYGL, from the coding sequence ATGACTTTACGCGAAGGTAATCTCGAAGCCCCAACTAGACACCCCTTGGACTGGACCAATCCGGATTTCTACAACACCGAAAAGCTCGAAGCCGAGATGGAACGGGTGTTTGATCTTTGCCATGGTTGCCGCCGCTGCGTCAATCTCTGTGGTTCATTCCCCACCCTGTTTGACCTCGTCGATGCGACTGAGGAAGGTGAAGTTGAGGGAGTGGCGAAAGCAGACTATCAAAAAGTGGTCGATCAGTGCTATCTGTGCGACGTTTGCTACATGACCAAGTGTCCCTACACCCCACCCCACCCTTGGAATATTGACTTCCCGCATTTGATGTTGCGCGCCAAGGCGGTTGCCTTCAAAGAAGGTAAAACGACTTTCCGTGACAAGCTGCTGTCTTCCACTGACAAGCTCGGTCAGTTCGCGGGCATTCCAATCGTGACCCAAGCGGTCAATGCCGTCAACAATTTGGGTGTCACGCGCTTAATGATGGAAGGTGCCTTAGGTGTTGATAAAAAAGCATGGGTTCCTGAATACGCTTCGAAGACCTTCCCCCAATTGGCAAAGGCATCGGCAGCGTTTCCAGTAAAAGATGGCCAACGCACCCCCGGTAAGGTCGCCATCTATGCCACCTGCTACATCAACTACAACGAGCCTGGCATTGGTCAAGATCTCATCAAGATTCTTAATCACAACCAGATCCCGTATGCGCTGGTTGATAAAGAGGCTTGCTGTGGCATGCCTAAACTCGAATTGGGTGACCTTGAGTCCGTGAAAGAAAACAAGGACAAGAACATCCCCAAACTTGCTAAGTTGGCGCGTGAGGGTTACGCGATTGTGACTCCAATCCCATCGTGCACCTTGATGTTTAAACAAGAACTACCCCTCATGTTCCCGGATGATGCCGATGTGCAAGCAGTAAAAGACGCCATGTGGGATCCATTTGAGTACTTTATTGCGCGCAGTAAAGATGGTCTCTTAAATCAAGACTTCAAAGAAGAGTTGGGGCATGTGAGTTACCACGTTGCCTGCCATTCACGCGTACAAAACGTTGGTCAGAAAACTGCTGAAGCACTGAAACTCATTCCAGGTACTGAAGTGAATGTGGTTGAGCGCTGCTCAGGCCACTCTGGCACCTGGGGTGTTAAGAAAGAGTTTCATGCGATGGCGATGAAGATTGGACGTCCAGTGTTCCGCAGCATGGCTGAAGAATCACCAAACTACATTAGCTCCGATTGCCAACTCGCTGGGCACCATATTGCGCAAGGGATGGATGAACTGGGTCTGCCCAAGACCGCTATGGCTCACCCACTCACACTAATGGCTAAAGCCTACGGACTCTAA
- the ald gene encoding alanine dehydrogenase, whose protein sequence is MIIGIPKEIKNNEFRVGLTPSLVSSLTRQGHTVLVEQNAGAQIGFANEQYEAAGAKLMADAKAVFADAELIVKVKEPQPQECAMLHEDQTLFTYLHLAPDPVQTEALIQSKAICIAYETVTSSSGALPLLAPMSEVAGRMSIQAGAAHLEKSKGGSGLLLGGIPGVAAAKVLILGAGVVGRHALQIAVGMGAHVSIMDRDLDRLRQIDALYGNRVQTLFSDQQSIENAVRDSDLVIGAVLLPGGSAPKLVTKAMIGQMRAGSVLVDVAIDQGGCFETSRPTTHAEPTYVEHGVIHYCVANMPGAVARTSTIGLTNATYPFIEQIANLGVIEALRQNTHLRNGLSVYQGQLTSAPVARAQKRSYVSADEALLRPDLVEVCD, encoded by the coding sequence ATGATTATTGGTATTCCAAAAGAAATTAAGAACAATGAGTTTCGAGTGGGCCTTACCCCCAGTTTGGTGAGCAGTCTGACGCGGCAAGGCCATACAGTGCTAGTGGAACAAAATGCTGGGGCACAAATCGGCTTTGCTAACGAGCAATACGAAGCAGCTGGAGCAAAATTAATGGCAGATGCTAAAGCGGTCTTCGCAGATGCTGAGTTGATTGTGAAGGTGAAAGAGCCGCAGCCACAGGAGTGTGCGATGCTTCACGAGGATCAAACTCTCTTTACCTATTTGCATTTGGCCCCTGATCCTGTGCAAACGGAAGCGTTAATCCAGTCCAAGGCCATTTGCATTGCGTATGAGACGGTGACCTCATCGAGTGGCGCACTGCCACTGTTGGCACCCATGAGTGAGGTGGCTGGAAGGATGTCCATTCAGGCGGGTGCAGCGCATTTGGAGAAATCCAAAGGTGGCTCTGGATTGTTGTTGGGTGGTATCCCTGGGGTTGCTGCTGCAAAGGTATTGATCTTGGGTGCAGGCGTGGTCGGACGTCATGCCTTACAAATTGCAGTTGGTATGGGCGCACACGTGAGCATCATGGATCGCGATTTGGATCGACTGCGGCAGATCGATGCACTCTACGGTAATCGGGTGCAAACCCTATTCTCTGATCAACAGAGTATTGAGAATGCAGTGAGAGATAGTGATTTGGTGATTGGTGCAGTGTTGCTGCCAGGTGGCTCAGCACCTAAATTGGTAACCAAGGCCATGATCGGGCAGATGCGAGCTGGATCTGTGTTGGTCGATGTGGCCATTGACCAAGGCGGCTGTTTTGAGACCTCACGACCCACTACCCATGCGGAGCCCACTTATGTAGAGCATGGAGTAATTCATTATTGTGTGGCCAATATGCCCGGTGCGGTTGCGCGGACATCCACGATTGGCTTAACCAATGCCACCTATCCATTCATTGAGCAGATTGCTAATCTTGGAGTGATAGAAGCATTGCGCCAGAACACGCATTTAAGGAATGGCTTAAGCGTCTATCAAGGGCAACTCACTTCCGCACCGGTCGCCCGGGCGCAGAAGCGGTCGTATGTCTCAGCGGATGAGGCTTTACTACGCCCCGATTTAGTCGAGGTCTGTGACTAA